The following are encoded in a window of Flavobacteriales bacterium genomic DNA:
- a CDS encoding T9SS type A sorting domain-containing protein, with product MRALYTLAASLLLLTAHAQWPTDPNDPLVVCNDPSDQRDYRLAGDGAGGWYVTWLDNRLGANRYAVFGQRVNSQGIPQWEPNGRLIQEVPGRSIGFYAIARMSDNNLFMAYISGVDVNSGDTVRAMAFDDEGAAVWAEPTLLAIPGMLPGGGTGYANFYPRLTPVLNGMFVGWGSWPVGGADYVHLARVLNDGTNLMPVQGIEVPNMNNSIFSGPWSMRHDLNGGLLLEERWGNGAGAPLYAMRVDSMGNQLWPSNLIVSANSGGLAYEWSSAVAPTARVNSVWANGYDLRMAIYDTTGVLFNTTAPIDVCIHPDVQENPFVVQSATETTVFWADNRAALGGGRQVFMQRFDAEGNALLPSEGALALQCNGNQNGFPRAIAAEDNTHIVAMIAPFANNGATPGFRVGRVTNTGTNLWSDTTRFTTTAFAPNDLVSYSLVSDGDGGAACFWFNSTNNAIYAARLDRNGRMGDFTSVAEHAQASFSLFPNPATDRITLRSRNGGPLGEVRIHAADGRLVKQFSVPQQDRLVIDLTDLPAGLYTLTAQHNAQRSATRLVKH from the coding sequence ATGCGCGCACTCTACACCCTTGCTGCCTCCCTGCTGCTTCTTACCGCCCACGCCCAGTGGCCCACGGACCCCAATGATCCGCTGGTGGTCTGCAACGACCCCAGCGACCAGCGCGACTACCGATTGGCTGGCGATGGTGCCGGTGGTTGGTATGTGACATGGCTCGACAACCGCTTGGGCGCGAACCGCTACGCCGTATTCGGGCAGCGGGTGAACAGCCAGGGCATTCCGCAGTGGGAGCCGAACGGCCGCTTGATCCAGGAAGTGCCCGGGCGCAGCATCGGCTTCTACGCCATCGCCCGCATGAGCGACAACAACCTGTTCATGGCCTACATCTCCGGGGTGGACGTCAACTCGGGCGACACCGTGCGGGCCATGGCCTTTGATGACGAAGGTGCAGCCGTCTGGGCCGAGCCCACTCTCCTGGCCATTCCAGGCATGCTGCCCGGTGGCGGCACCGGCTACGCCAACTTCTATCCGCGCTTGACACCCGTCCTGAACGGCATGTTCGTGGGCTGGGGCTCCTGGCCGGTGGGCGGTGCCGACTATGTACACCTGGCCCGCGTGCTGAACGATGGCACCAACCTGATGCCCGTGCAAGGCATCGAAGTACCCAACATGAACAACTCCATCTTTTCAGGCCCCTGGTCCATGCGCCACGACCTGAACGGCGGGCTGCTGCTTGAAGAACGCTGGGGCAATGGAGCCGGTGCGCCGCTCTACGCCATGCGGGTGGATAGCATGGGCAATCAGCTCTGGCCTTCGAACCTGATCGTGAGCGCGAACAGCGGCGGGTTGGCCTATGAATGGAGCTCGGCGGTGGCGCCCACTGCCCGGGTGAATTCGGTCTGGGCCAATGGCTACGACCTGCGCATGGCCATCTATGACACCACGGGCGTGCTGTTCAACACCACGGCACCCATCGATGTGTGCATCCACCCGGATGTGCAGGAGAACCCCTTCGTGGTGCAATCCGCCACGGAGACCACGGTGTTCTGGGCGGACAACCGCGCGGCGTTGGGTGGCGGAAGGCAGGTGTTCATGCAGCGCTTCGATGCGGAAGGCAATGCACTGCTGCCCTCGGAAGGTGCACTGGCCCTGCAGTGCAACGGCAACCAGAACGGATTCCCGCGCGCCATCGCAGCCGAGGACAACACGCACATCGTGGCCATGATCGCGCCATTCGCGAACAATGGTGCCACGCCTGGTTTCCGTGTAGGAAGGGTAACCAACACCGGCACCAACCTCTGGAGCGATACCACGCGCTTCACCACCACGGCCTTCGCCCCCAATGACCTGGTCTCCTACTCCTTGGTATCCGATGGCGATGGCGGCGCGGCCTGCTTCTGGTTCAATTCCACCAACAACGCCATCTACGCGGCCCGGCTGGACCGCAACGGGCGCATGGGCGACTTCACGTCGGTCGCTGAGCACGCGCAGGCCTCGTTCAGCCTGTTCCCCAACCCCGCCACGGACCGCATCACCCTGCGAAGCCGCAATGGTGGTCCGCTGGGCGAAGTGCGCATCCATGCTGCGGATGGGCGCTTGGTGAAGCAGTTCAGCGTGCCACAGCAGGACCGCCTGGTGATCGACTTGACGGACCTGCCCGCAGGCCTCTACACCCTTACCGCCCAGCACAACGCCCAGCGCAGTGCCACGCGCTTGGTGAAACACTGA
- a CDS encoding T9SS type A sorting domain-containing protein — protein sequence MTRSHTLLLASVLAHATSAQVLDQSQAVPPYGAYSHDRFVGDAFGSTLDTVGTGLTWNISAIAWTADDPVTYAVMDAGSSAFAGLAPTASTCLVESTPGQGDLHWFYRNTTTELESVGVVLDFPGFPATLEPDCPGLLLTYPAPLGTTVLPGLAGCGMDIDAVERKVLASGTLQTPAGSYPGMVLIRTTLCGLDPFGKGETICDHRYEWYKLGNLLKPLLTIYRLDQDWNMAILLIPTGFTGTQEITLTTSLTVHPNPAADQLIVQHSKSLPLGEVALHALDGRLLLSEQSNTDRLVLDVQDLAPGLYSVACMLNGKRTMVRFVKE from the coding sequence ATGACACGCAGCCACACACTCCTACTCGCCAGCGTGCTCGCCCACGCGACCAGCGCCCAAGTACTCGACCAGTCGCAAGCCGTGCCGCCGTATGGCGCGTACAGCCATGACCGGTTCGTGGGCGATGCCTTCGGTTCCACCCTGGATACCGTCGGCACCGGGCTCACCTGGAACATCAGCGCGATCGCCTGGACAGCGGACGACCCAGTGACCTACGCCGTGATGGACGCGGGTTCCAGTGCCTTCGCTGGCCTGGCACCGACCGCGAGCACCTGCTTGGTGGAATCCACACCCGGCCAGGGCGATCTGCACTGGTTCTATCGCAACACCACAACTGAACTGGAAAGCGTTGGCGTGGTACTCGACTTTCCCGGCTTCCCCGCCACGCTGGAGCCGGATTGCCCGGGCCTGCTCCTCACTTATCCCGCCCCGCTGGGCACCACGGTGCTGCCCGGTCTTGCGGGCTGCGGCATGGACATCGATGCGGTGGAGCGCAAGGTGCTGGCATCGGGCACGCTCCAGACCCCGGCGGGCAGCTACCCAGGCATGGTGCTCATCCGCACCACGCTCTGCGGGCTCGATCCCTTTGGCAAAGGAGAGACCATCTGCGACCACCGCTACGAGTGGTACAAGCTGGGCAACCTGCTGAAGCCGCTGCTCACCATCTACCGGTTGGACCAGGACTGGAACATGGCCATCCTCCTTATACCGACGGGCTTCACGGGCACGCAGGAGATCACGCTCACGACATCGCTGACCGTCCATCCCAACCCCGCCGCCGACCAGCTCATCGTGCAGCACAGCAAGAGCCTGCCGCTAGGCGAAGTGGCCCTGCACGCCCTGGATGGGCGACTGCTGCTGAGCGAACAATCGAATACGGACCGGCTGGTGCTGGATGTGCAGGACCTGGCACCGGGGCTGTACAGCGTGGCTTGCATGCTGAATGGCAAGCGGACGATGGTGCGGTTCGTGAAGGAGTGA
- a CDS encoding response regulator transcription factor, with product MIRTLLVDDDPAARSYLRGLLADAHPEVEVIGEASNIQEAHRLISELKPALVFLDVEMPGGSGFDLLRELKRWDFEVIFVTGFQRYAIQAIRFSALDYLPKPAQPDELAFALERYAERHAAELDRAKVQEQFLANINQPKVEAFRLTIPHGDRTFFVAPTEVERCMADRNYTWVYLVQDRRYLLARTLKEFEEMLTPFGFLRINRSALVRKDTILRLHDGHAELKDGEKLEVSRRRWPELKRMWAA from the coding sequence ATGATCCGCACCCTGCTGGTGGACGATGACCCGGCGGCACGCAGCTACCTGCGTGGTCTGCTCGCCGATGCGCACCCCGAGGTGGAGGTGATCGGCGAGGCTTCCAATATCCAGGAAGCCCATCGCCTGATCTCCGAACTGAAACCCGCACTGGTATTCCTGGACGTGGAGATGCCCGGCGGCAGCGGCTTCGACCTGCTGCGCGAGCTGAAGCGCTGGGACTTCGAGGTCATCTTCGTCACCGGCTTCCAGCGCTACGCCATCCAGGCCATCCGATTCAGCGCACTGGACTACCTGCCCAAGCCAGCCCAGCCCGATGAGCTGGCCTTCGCGCTCGAACGCTATGCTGAGCGACACGCGGCAGAACTTGATCGCGCCAAGGTGCAGGAGCAGTTCCTCGCCAACATCAACCAGCCCAAGGTGGAGGCCTTCCGCCTCACCATTCCCCACGGCGACCGCACCTTCTTTGTGGCACCCACCGAGGTGGAGCGCTGCATGGCCGACCGCAACTACACCTGGGTGTACCTGGTGCAAGACCGCCGCTACCTGCTGGCCCGCACATTGAAGGAGTTCGAGGAGATGCTCACGCCCTTCGGTTTCCTGCGGATCAACCGCAGCGCGCTGGTGCGCAAGGACACCATCCTGCGCCTACATGATGGCCACGCCGAATTGAAGGACGGCGAGAAGCTTGAAGTGAGCCGGCGGCGCTGGCCGGAACTGAAGCGGATGTGGGCGGCATAG
- a CDS encoding T9SS type A sorting domain-containing protein produces the protein MRALYTLSASLLLLSVHAQWPTTPQEPLVVCDHPSDQRQEIRVLPEPDGGWLVLWRDDREAPQKYGIYGQRIDLQGNLLWEENGRTILTLPDQSINELATTRLPNGNALLLYIHGASYLINDTISALAIDANGQPAWATPTLVSHKGPTPYFQVSYTHQPGLLPLADGAYMAWHANTGLVVSRIATNGTLLHPFHGTLVNINQAPRPYFLHSDLAGGLIIEKMAGSDNSPLHVQRVDPDGNSLWTPPLVSTQGNPGLWYDYHSRMSSTGVMTTVWQNQLQLFHARYDTSGTMLTSTPDTLNNAPGGNSSPHVTLHDGSAWVVWADGRPPYTSQQVHAQRYDANGLAQWITDGALVMEPNSNGTMPRFMGSEDGTVILATVSQWGGFRAQRVLPDASTAWADTVRFCVYQKMPSPGTYALLDDGDGGVASVWFNWNDNAIYAARLDRWGRLGDFTSVAEHEVPSFSLFPNPAEGQITLQSLGGKPLGEVRILSADGRVVQDIGSTAMERTTVDVSGLPAGVYIATIGGREGRAVQRFVKQ, from the coding sequence ATGCGCGCACTCTACACGCTTTCCGCCTCCCTCCTGCTCCTCTCCGTCCACGCCCAATGGCCCACCACACCGCAGGAGCCGCTGGTGGTGTGCGACCACCCCAGCGACCAGCGGCAGGAGATCCGTGTGCTGCCCGAGCCCGATGGTGGCTGGCTGGTGCTGTGGCGCGACGACCGCGAAGCCCCACAGAAGTACGGTATCTACGGCCAGCGGATCGACCTGCAGGGCAACCTGTTGTGGGAGGAGAACGGGCGCACGATCCTCACCCTGCCCGACCAGAGCATCAACGAACTGGCCACAACCCGGCTGCCCAACGGGAACGCCCTGCTGCTGTACATCCACGGCGCCAGCTACCTCATCAATGACACTATCAGTGCCTTGGCCATTGATGCCAACGGACAACCGGCCTGGGCCACGCCCACGCTGGTGAGCCACAAGGGGCCAACACCCTACTTCCAGGTGTCCTACACCCACCAGCCCGGCCTGCTGCCCCTGGCCGATGGTGCGTACATGGCCTGGCATGCCAATACGGGGCTAGTGGTGAGCCGCATCGCCACCAACGGGACACTGCTGCACCCCTTCCACGGCACCTTGGTGAACATCAACCAGGCACCGAGGCCCTATTTCCTCCACAGCGACCTGGCCGGCGGACTCATCATAGAGAAGATGGCGGGCAGCGACAACTCCCCCTTGCACGTGCAGCGCGTGGATCCTGACGGCAACAGCCTGTGGACGCCGCCCTTGGTTTCCACACAGGGAAATCCCGGACTGTGGTACGACTACCACTCGCGCATGAGCAGCACCGGGGTGATGACCACCGTGTGGCAGAACCAACTGCAGCTCTTCCACGCGCGTTATGACACGAGCGGCACCATGCTCACCAGCACGCCCGACACGCTGAACAACGCGCCCGGCGGGAACTCCAGCCCGCATGTGACGCTGCACGACGGCAGTGCCTGGGTGGTTTGGGCCGATGGCCGCCCACCCTATACCTCCCAGCAGGTGCATGCGCAGCGTTATGATGCCAATGGTTTGGCGCAGTGGATCACCGATGGCGCGCTGGTGATGGAGCCCAACAGCAATGGCACCATGCCGCGCTTCATGGGCAGCGAGGACGGCACTGTGATCCTGGCCACTGTGAGCCAGTGGGGAGGCTTCCGCGCGCAACGCGTGCTGCCCGATGCCAGCACCGCCTGGGCCGATACCGTTCGCTTCTGTGTGTATCAGAAGATGCCCTCACCCGGCACCTATGCGCTGCTCGATGATGGCGACGGTGGTGTGGCCTCGGTCTGGTTCAATTGGAACGACAATGCCATCTATGCCGCGCGGCTGGACCGCTGGGGCCGCTTGGGCGACTTCACCTCCGTGGCCGAGCACGAGGTGCCTTCCTTCAGCCTGTTCCCCAATCCCGCCGAGGGCCAGATCACCTTGCAGAGCCTGGGCGGCAAACCCTTGGGCGAGGTGCGCATCCTCAGCGCGGATGGACGTGTGGTGCAGGACATCGGTAGCACGGCCATGGAACGCACCACTGTGGATGTGAGCGGACTGCCCGCGGGAGTCTACATCGCCACGATCGGCGGACGTGAAGGCCGCGCCGTGCAGCGCTTCGTGAAGCAGTGA
- a CDS encoding tetratricopeptide repeat protein: MTSFVRCFWPTCHGLAFIAISSLRTAGVHAQDASLVPAIRAELASAANDTLRADALARLCFNLINSEPDSARHCGEQALALATCIGHPKAIADAHNNLGWLETQQGRPAEAKDHLNAALAGFRSIGNPSYTSIALSNLGWLADKQGDRTSALKYFDEALDQATLAADSASMAVLLYSIGSTYNKMKEYGRARAQLERSLAIEQRLGRRNKQGNCLVAIGNAWRSDGDARKAQEHYARAAKLYRETGNQYGSGMVEENSGDLFLESDPAKALPYYQRAFAHYDSLHSDADKAYILQRMGEAQKGLKRHDEAAASYTGAQALAQRTGSTGLMMELELSLGDLAVQRGRSDEALAHYQRHMALKDSLQGAANQRELMRLRAEFETEQAEQENVLLKTENELRRLNEERLKARWIATFGASLLLIALLTLLFRNYRLRGKHTKDVERFNKELQAQRDQVQHMNDLLELKVLRSQLNPHFIHNCQNSAIAMVKEGRHVEALAYLQGLSKLMRMVLEHSVSDRISVEEEMAFLRLYMKLESLRMPGLQFEVDADKELLDEEAELPALLVQPFVENALWHGLAAKEGPRQLSVRFSAADKGLRCTVRDNGVGRNGKSIKANGHRSLGTELTNERLQLLTHRLQQRGSYTIHDLEDPKGGSAGTEVVIELES, from the coding sequence ATGACCTCGTTCGTCCGCTGTTTCTGGCCCACTTGCCATGGGCTGGCTTTTATCGCCATATCCAGCCTGCGAACGGCCGGTGTGCATGCACAGGACGCCTCACTGGTACCGGCCATACGAGCGGAACTGGCTTCGGCCGCCAACGACACCCTGCGTGCCGATGCCCTCGCCCGCCTCTGCTTCAACCTGATCAACTCCGAACCCGACAGCGCACGCCACTGCGGAGAGCAGGCCCTGGCCCTGGCCACGTGCATCGGCCACCCCAAGGCCATCGCCGACGCACACAACAACCTGGGGTGGCTGGAGACCCAGCAGGGCAGACCGGCCGAGGCAAAGGACCACCTCAACGCGGCACTGGCCGGTTTTCGCAGCATCGGCAATCCCTCCTACACCTCCATCGCCCTCAGCAACCTGGGCTGGCTGGCCGACAAACAGGGCGACCGCACCAGTGCGCTGAAATACTTCGACGAGGCGCTCGACCAAGCCACCCTCGCAGCGGATAGCGCCAGCATGGCCGTGCTCCTCTATTCCATCGGCAGCACCTACAACAAGATGAAAGAGTACGGCCGGGCAAGGGCGCAACTGGAACGCTCACTGGCCATCGAACAACGGCTGGGCCGCCGCAACAAGCAGGGCAACTGTCTGGTGGCGATCGGCAACGCCTGGCGCAGTGATGGCGATGCACGCAAGGCCCAGGAGCATTACGCCCGCGCCGCCAAGCTCTACCGGGAGACCGGCAACCAATACGGATCGGGCATGGTGGAGGAGAACAGCGGCGACCTCTTCCTGGAAAGCGACCCCGCCAAGGCCCTGCCCTACTACCAGCGTGCCTTCGCACATTACGACAGCCTGCACAGTGACGCGGACAAGGCCTACATCCTCCAACGAATGGGTGAGGCGCAGAAGGGCTTGAAACGCCATGATGAGGCCGCCGCCAGCTACACTGGAGCGCAGGCTCTGGCCCAACGGACCGGCAGCACCGGCCTGATGATGGAGTTGGAGCTGAGCCTGGGCGACCTGGCTGTTCAGCGCGGGCGCAGCGATGAGGCCCTGGCGCACTACCAACGCCACATGGCCCTGAAGGACAGCCTGCAGGGTGCGGCCAACCAGCGCGAACTGATGCGGCTGCGCGCCGAATTCGAGACCGAACAGGCCGAACAGGAGAACGTACTGCTGAAGACCGAGAACGAACTGCGCCGCCTGAACGAGGAGCGACTCAAAGCAAGATGGATCGCCACTTTCGGGGCATCCCTGCTGCTCATCGCCCTGCTCACCCTGCTCTTCCGGAACTACCGCCTGCGCGGGAAACACACCAAGGATGTGGAGCGTTTCAACAAGGAGCTCCAAGCCCAGCGCGACCAAGTGCAGCACATGAACGACCTGCTGGAATTGAAGGTCCTGCGCAGCCAGCTCAACCCGCACTTCATCCACAACTGCCAGAACAGCGCCATCGCCATGGTGAAGGAAGGCCGCCACGTGGAGGCGCTGGCCTACCTGCAGGGCCTGAGCAAACTCATGCGCATGGTGCTGGAGCATTCCGTCAGCGACCGCATCAGCGTGGAGGAGGAGATGGCATTTCTGCGCCTGTACATGAAACTCGAATCGTTGCGCATGCCAGGGCTCCAATTCGAAGTGGATGCTGACAAGGAACTGCTGGATGAAGAAGCCGAACTGCCGGCGCTGCTCGTGCAACCATTCGTGGAGAACGCCTTGTGGCACGGACTCGCGGCGAAGGAAGGACCGCGCCAGCTGAGTGTACGATTCAGCGCCGCGGACAAGGGACTCCGCTGTACCGTGCGCGACAATGGTGTGGGCCGCAATGGGAAAAGCATCAAGGCCAATGGACACCGCTCGCTGGGCACCGAGTTGACCAACGAGCGCCTGCAACTCCTCACCCACCGGTTGCAGCAGCGTGGCTCTTACACCATCCATGACCTTGAGGATCCCAAGGGCGGATCGGCCGGTACCGAGGTGGTGATCGAATTGGAGAGTTGA
- a CDS encoding Lacal_2735 family protein: MFGLFKKKDPRAALERRYRQLLEEAHRLGHVDRKASDLKRAEAEEVLAEIERSGQARK; the protein is encoded by the coding sequence ATGTTCGGACTCTTCAAGAAGAAAGACCCGCGCGCCGCCCTGGAGCGGCGCTACCGCCAATTGTTGGAGGAAGCGCATCGCCTGGGCCATGTGGACCGCAAGGCGAGCGATCTGAAGCGTGCGGAGGCGGAGGAGGTGCTGGCGGAGATCGAGCGATCCGGTCAGGCGCGGAAGTGA